A portion of the Melanotaenia boesemani isolate fMelBoe1 chromosome 2, fMelBoe1.pri, whole genome shotgun sequence genome contains these proteins:
- the LOC121633078 gene encoding serine/threonine-protein kinase 19-like, with protein MNRKRALILDTFKVKKRRNDAETFGGVDDKDEPAGIRSTLEYLMTLFPRKLFNDTLPQIVLKHQLYSIHKDKTLVDKEVNKLREHGELLMFQLGFDAEAFGLVFALDYKTKVLAGQEGKVTQATVEKFLEKVVSSSTDLSFSKDKMLREFLFTDSEITQLVKSGVLTVRDAGSWWLSIPNSGKFTKYFIQGRKAVLGMVKKSKYSEVLKADIEERRTTSQVKFHMKYHIHDIVGAELVESIPTTSGILLRFVDS; from the exons ATGAACAGGAAACGGGCTCTGATTTTAGACACTTTCAAggtgaagaaaaggagaaatgaTGCTGAAACGTTTGGAGGAGTAGACGATAAAGATG aacCAGCTGGCATTAGATCCACCCTGGAGTACCTTATGACACTTTTCCCCAGAAAACTCTTCAATGACACCTTGCCGCAAATTGTGCTGAAGCACCAGCTTTACAGCATACATAAAGACAAGACTTTGGTCGACAAAGAAGTG AATAAACTGCGTGAGCATGGAGAGCTGCTGATGTTCCAGCTTGGGTTTGATGCAGAAGCTTTTGGTCTAGTTTTTGCTTTGGATTACAAGACCAAAGTCCTGGCAGGACAAGAGGGGAAAGTGACACAAGCGACGGTGGAGAAGTTCTTGGAGAAAGTGGTGTCCTCATCCACAGATCTGAGCTTCAGCAAAGACAAGATGCTGAGGGAGTTTCTCTTCACAGACTCTGAGATAAC GCAGCTGGTGAAGTCAGGGGTCCTGACTGTGAGAGATGCTGGCAGCTGGTGGCTTTCCATTCCCAACTCTGGCAAATTCACAAAGTACTTTATCCAAG GCCGTAAAGCAGTGCTCGGCATGGTGAAGAAGTCTAAATATAGTGAAGTATTAAAGGCAGACATAGAGGAGCGGCGCACAACTTCACAAGTGAAATTCCACATGAAATACCACATCCACGACATTGTTGGTGCAGAGCTGGTAGAAAG cataCCTACAACGTCAGGAATATTGTTGCGCTTTGTGGATTCCTGA
- the dxo gene encoding decapping and exoribonuclease protein — translation MDRHRSRSPNSSYHHKSAYRQERGDSRRNHSDSTRFRPTNHHQHQSGSLPLSSQTLSTRRELYERDFPLYKQPVEVGCFSLDAQRRFFNDSRQLRYYVEPDRHPNFDLKDGYKDRYIKRDENVKEKLDHILRWIVANRSELKLRETAGSSCALDAHFVTWRGHLTKLLTTPYETKEGWLLAVTKFNGTLYISEVETEAARRERENRPERNQEMMYWGYKFEQYTCADTAHSLPDASGVVNTNEAFCTVVQTRLADHKLLFSGEVDGRDKDPNAPPPPACYVELKTSVEICTPKQRSNFHRFKLLKWWAQSFLPGVPRVVAGFKDHDGVVVSVETFPVSKMSQLIKNEENCWKPTVCMNFCCDFLSFVKRVATEDNHKVVYLFSWEPRRDVSFSVHNDSRYSFLPHWYIEEMTSSQP, via the exons ATGGACCGCCACAGATCTCGCAGTCCAAACTCCAGCTACCATCACAAGTCAGCCTACAGACAAGAACGAGGCGACAGCAGAAGAAATCACAGTGACAGCACACGCTTCAGACCCACCAACCACCACCAGCATCAGTCTGGATCATTACCACTGAGCTCTCAGACTTTGAGCACTAGAAGGGAGCTTTATGAGAGAGACTTTCCTTTGTATAAACAGCCCGTGGAGGTGGGATGTTTCTCCCTCGATGCTCAGCGCAGATTTTTCAATGACAGCAGACAGTTGAGATACTATGTGGAACCTGACAGACATCCTAATTTTGACTTGAAAGACGGATACAAAGACCGCTACATAAAGAGAGATGAAAATGTAAAGGAGAAGCTGGACCATATTCTGCGATGGATTGTAGCTAACAGATCAGAGCTTAAATTAAGGGAGACCGCAGGCTCATCGTG TGCTTTAGATGCCCACTTTGTGACATGGCGGGGTCATCTGACCAAGCTGCTGACCACTCCTTATGAGACAAAGGAAGGATGGCTGCTAGCAGTCACCAAATTCAATGGCACACTTTACATCAGTGAGGTGGAAACAGAAGCTGCTCGCAGGGAACGGGAAAACCGGCCGGAGAGGAACCAAGAGATGATGTACTGGGGATACAAGTTTGAACAGTACACATGTGCAG ATACCGCCCACAGTTTACCTGATGCTAGTGGAGTGGTTAACACCAATGAGGCCTTTTGTACTGTGGTTCAGACTCGACTCGCAGATCACAAACTTCTCTTCTCTGGCGAGGTGGATGGTCGGGATAAAGATCCCAACGCGCCACCTCCTCCAGCCTGCTACGTGGAGCTGAAGACCTCTGTGGAGATCTGCACACCCAAACAACGCAGCAATTTCCACAG gttcAAACTACTTAAATGGTGGGCTCAGTCTTTCCTCCCTGGAGTCCCTCGTGTTGTGGCAGGTTTCAAGGATCATGACGGAGTTGTTGTTTCTGTGGAGACTTTTCCCGTCTCAAAGATGTCACAACTCATCAAG AATGAAGAGAACTGCTGGAAGCCGACAGTTTGTATGAACTTCTGCTGCGACTTCCTGTCTTTTGTGAAGCGTGTGGCCACTGAAGACAATCACAA GGTAGTGTACCTGTTCTCCTGGGAGCCCCGCAGAGATGTGTCCTTCTCCGTCCACAATGACTCCCGGTATTCCTTCCTGCCACACTGGTACATCGAGGAGATGACCAGTAGTCAACCATGA
- the LOC121633063 gene encoding peroxisomal membrane protein PMP34 isoform X2, protein MDENRKSTSTPVILAEIAKEEGILSLYRGWFPVISSLCCSNFVYFYTFNALKKATGAGPSKSSPGKDLLIGIVAGVANVILTTPMWVVNTRLKLQGVKFRNEDLHQTQYRGIFDAFTQIIANEGVGTLWSSTLPSLLLVLNPAVQFMFYEAMKRKAGKGGRKISSAQIFLIGAVAKAIATTATYPLQTVQAILRFGQYKGDGKGGLMGSLSNIFLLFMDRIKKHGFLGLYKGLEAKLLQTVLTAALMFVVYEKITSATFKVMGLNKKLKH, encoded by the exons A tggaTGAGAATAGAAAGTCTACCTCTACCCCTGTCATTCTGGCTGAGATAGCAAAGGAAGAGGGCAt TCTGTCTTTGTACAGAGGATGGTTCCCAGTCATCTCCAGCCTCTGCTGCTCCAACTTTGTTTACTTCTATACCTTCAATGCACTGAAGAAGGCAACAGGAGCTGGACCCAGCAAGTCCAGCCCTGGCAAAGACCTGTTGATAGGGATTGTAGCAG GGGTGGCGAACGTGATCCTGACCACTCCCATGTGGGTGGTCAACACACGACTGAAACTGCAGGGAGTGAAGTTCCGAAATGAAGATCTCCATCAAACCCAGTACAGAGGCATATTTG ATGCTTTCACGCAGATCATTGCCAACGAGGGAGTTGGAACTCTGTGGAGCAGCACTCTGCCGTCTCTCCTCCTCGTCCTCAACCCGGCTGTGCAGTTCATGTTTTATGAAGCCATGAAGAGGAAGGCAGGCAAGGGAGGGAGGAAG ATATCATCAGCGCAGATCTTTCTCATTGGAGCAGTTGCCAAGGCCATCGCTACCACGGCAACATACCCTCTCCAGACGGTCCAGGCTATTCTCAGG TTTGGCCAGTATAAAGGTGACGGCAAAGGTGGTTTGATGGGGAGCCTTTCGAAtattttcctcctcttcatggACAGGATCAA GAAGCACGGCTTTCTTGGTCTGTACAAAGGCCTGGAGGCCAAGCTTCTGCAGACGGTGCTGACAGCTGCCCTCATGTTCGTTGTTTATGAGAAGATCACATCTGCTACCTTCAAAGTCATGGGTCTGAACAAGAAGCTGAAGCACTGA
- the LOC121633063 gene encoding peroxisomal membrane protein PMP34 isoform X1 encodes MSDNGGSAVGLLSYETLVHAVAGATGSVTAMTVFFPLDTAKSRLQVDENRKSTSTPVILAEIAKEEGILSLYRGWFPVISSLCCSNFVYFYTFNALKKATGAGPSKSSPGKDLLIGIVAGVANVILTTPMWVVNTRLKLQGVKFRNEDLHQTQYRGIFDAFTQIIANEGVGTLWSSTLPSLLLVLNPAVQFMFYEAMKRKAGKGGRKISSAQIFLIGAVAKAIATTATYPLQTVQAILRFGQYKGDGKGGLMGSLSNIFLLFMDRIKKHGFLGLYKGLEAKLLQTVLTAALMFVVYEKITSATFKVMGLNKKLKH; translated from the exons ATGTCCGACAATGGTGGCTCGGCTGTCGGCCTACTGTCTTACGAGACGCTGGTTCATGCGGTGGCAGGTGCAACG GGGAGTGTGACAGCCATGACCGTCTTCTTTCCCCTGGACACGGCCAAAAGCAGACTGCAGG tggaTGAGAATAGAAAGTCTACCTCTACCCCTGTCATTCTGGCTGAGATAGCAAAGGAAGAGGGCAt TCTGTCTTTGTACAGAGGATGGTTCCCAGTCATCTCCAGCCTCTGCTGCTCCAACTTTGTTTACTTCTATACCTTCAATGCACTGAAGAAGGCAACAGGAGCTGGACCCAGCAAGTCCAGCCCTGGCAAAGACCTGTTGATAGGGATTGTAGCAG GGGTGGCGAACGTGATCCTGACCACTCCCATGTGGGTGGTCAACACACGACTGAAACTGCAGGGAGTGAAGTTCCGAAATGAAGATCTCCATCAAACCCAGTACAGAGGCATATTTG ATGCTTTCACGCAGATCATTGCCAACGAGGGAGTTGGAACTCTGTGGAGCAGCACTCTGCCGTCTCTCCTCCTCGTCCTCAACCCGGCTGTGCAGTTCATGTTTTATGAAGCCATGAAGAGGAAGGCAGGCAAGGGAGGGAGGAAG ATATCATCAGCGCAGATCTTTCTCATTGGAGCAGTTGCCAAGGCCATCGCTACCACGGCAACATACCCTCTCCAGACGGTCCAGGCTATTCTCAGG TTTGGCCAGTATAAAGGTGACGGCAAAGGTGGTTTGATGGGGAGCCTTTCGAAtattttcctcctcttcatggACAGGATCAA GAAGCACGGCTTTCTTGGTCTGTACAAAGGCCTGGAGGCCAAGCTTCTGCAGACGGTGCTGACAGCTGCCCTCATGTTCGTTGTTTATGAGAAGATCACATCTGCTACCTTCAAAGTCATGGGTCTGAACAAGAAGCTGAAGCACTGA
- the anks4b gene encoding ankyrin repeat and SAM domain-containing protein 4B yields MSRYHKAAIDGYLDLLKEATRKDLNTADEDGMTPTLLAAFHGHVDALQLICSREGDPNRSDIWGNTPLHHAAANGHMHILSFLVNFGANLFALDNEFHTAMDVAASRGHMDCVRFLDAAASQQTNQNSKKVANLKKEAQKEAERRVKLCEKVKKKHQTKMDKMHRGAGSTGSVSEASMASGFSDGGTMTGVNEQFSKIIAAEKTGSLTARLKGTFQRKSGKKEKGTLQGDGNVIFLKQENGGSEKPEFLDVFNEQDENMLEEEGMSRFEDDEGDTESGQVKQSIFNRPGLGGLIFMKKMNQESEDIPRGNNESLGYLVQNKLFEGEEDAAGFEESGEVDLPWEQEDLGLDDDEDEESYPLDVFMSAISLPEFALAFRREHLDLEALMLCSDEDLKGIRIQLGPRKKILEAVVRRSKALESPGIMKDSCL; encoded by the exons ATGTCTAGGTACCACAAAGCAGCGATTGACGGTTACTTGGACCTCTTGAAGGAGGCCACGAGGAAGGACCTGAACACTGCGGATGAAGATGGCATGACTCCCACCCTGCTGGCTGCTTTTCATGGGCATGTCGATGCTCTTCAGCTCATATGCAGCAGAGA AGGAGATCCCAATAGGAGTGACATCTGGGGAAACACACCACTGCACCATGCAGCAGCTAACGGCCACATGCACATCCTCAGCTTTCTGGTCAACTTTGGAGCCAATCTTTTTGCACTGGATAATGAATTCCACACAGCTATGGACGTTGCTGCATCTCGTGGCCACATGGACTGTGTGCGTTTCCTCGATGCTGCTGCCTCACAGCAAACCAACCAAAATTCAAAAAAGGTAGCTAATCTGAAGAAAGAGGCCCAAAAAGAAGCAGAGAGAAGAGTGAAACTCTGCGAGAAAGTGAAGAAGAAACACCAGACCAAGATGGATAAAATGCACCGTGGAGCAGGCAGCACTGGGTCGGTTTCAGAGGCGAGCATGGCATCAGGGTTTTCAGATGGTGGGACCATGACTGGCGTCAATGAACAGTTCTCCAAGATTATCGCTGCAGAAAAAACTGGCTCTCTTACAGCCAGGCTTAAAGGTACATTCCAGAGGAAAAgtgggaagaaagaaaaaggcacaCTGCAGGGAGATGGAAACGTCATCTTCCTCAAACAAGAGAATGGAGGATCTGAGAAACCCGAGTTTCTAGATGTCTTCAATGAGCAGGACGAGAACATGTTAGAAGAGGAGGGGATGTCAAGATTTGAAGATGATGAAGGCGACACAGAATCAGGCCAAGTCAAACAATCAATCTTCAACCGGCCAGGCCTTGGAGGTCTGATTTTCATGAAGAAGATGAACCAGGAATCAGAGGATATTCCCAGAGGGAACAATGAAAGTCTTGGCTACCTTGTTCAGAATAAGTTGTTTGAAGGTGAGGAAGATGCTGCTGGCTTTGAAGAGTCTGGTGAAGTTGACCTTCCATGGGAACAGGAAGATCTGGGAttggatgatgatgaagatgaagaaagtTATCCTTTGGATGTGTTCATGTCAGCCATCTCTTTGCCAGAGTTTGCTCTTGCTTTTAGGAGAGAGCACCTGGACTTGGAGGCGCTCATGCTTTGCTCTGATGAAGATCTGAAAGGCATCCGCATCCAGCTAGGGCCCAGGAAGAAGATCTTGGAAGCTGTTGTTCGAAGAAGCAAGGCTCTAGAGTCTCCTGGCATCATGAAGGACAGCTGCTTGTGA